The genome window TTTTCTTCAGCCTGCCAACCAGAAGCTGCCATGATAGTTTCGTGATATTCAAGGCTTATGTAGTCAAATATAAGACTATCTATGCTTGGAGCATCGGTTCTTAGTAAGCTCTCGCTACAGCCTGTGCATTCTGCCATATGAAGCCATATCACAGGAAGCCTATCGCTAAGCTCAGCAGCACGAGCAACCATCGGTGTCATAGCACTTGGTAGAGCCATAAAAGCTGTCATCGCACCAGCCCACTTCATAAAATCACGCCTCGTAAAGCCCTTTTCTTTTAAAAGCTGCGCAATACTCGAGTCGCTTTTTATCTTAGGCAACGCACTAAGCTCACTTAAGCGTCTATCTATCTTTTGACGCAAGTCATTATTCATATAAGCTCCTTTGCTTGAAAATTTTACTTTTGTTAATAATATCTTTGTTTAAAGAAGTAAAAAATTATTTTATAAAATTAATATTTGTAATTAAATAAATTTTAACTAAAAAATTTAAAATCCCTTTTTTCACGATATATTTTCAAAATATAAAAAATAATATTTTGAGAAATTTTATTTTATTTTGATGAATCTTCAATATTTTAAGCATATTATTCTGAAAGTAAATATCAACTATAATTTTTAATGATTTTTAAAAATTTAGCATATTTAAGGCGAGAGAAATTTTTGAGATAAAAATTTTTAAAAGCCCAAATGGATGAAATTTAGGCTTTTAAAGTTGCATTAAAATGGCCAGATAGCTTCCATAAGCCTTGTGCCCCAAGGTTTTTTGGTAGATTTGTCTAGCTCACCCTCTGTTTTATATAAAATTTTAGCGTCAGCTATATATTTTGAGTCGATTTCGTTGTTTTGTGAGATGTCGTAAGGTCTGATAACGCCGCTTACTTGCATGATCTGTTTTTCGCCGTTTATAAGTAGCTCGCGGCTACCCTCGATAAAGTAATTGCCGTTATTTAGTATTTTTATGATCCTAGCTGAAATGGTTGCGGTAAATTTCTCGCTTCTGTTGCTCGTGCCACTTCCTGTAAATTTATTGCCACCGCCTGCTTTAAAGCCGATGTCGCCATATTTGTTTAGATTATCAGCTATATTTGAAAGTGGAGCGGCTCCAGCCGTAAATACACCTCCGCCAAGCGAAACGGTGCTATCTTTGTTGGTACTTTTGCTACCAGTTGAAGTTTGGCTTGCATTTTCTGAGATAACGATAGTCACGATATCATTTACATTCATCGCTTTTCTATCTGAAAAAAGAGGATTTTCGCCCTTTCCAAAGAGGCTGCCAGCGTTGCTTTGTCCGGTTCCACTATCTTTTGAAGGGAGTTGCTCGACATAAACTGGGGGTTTCATATTGATATGAGGATCAGCGCTTGGTGTGCAGCCAGTGCAAATAATGCCCGCAGATAAGACGAGCCAAATCGTTTTATGGTTCATAAAAAATGCCTTAAAATAAGTATCTTTGTGCTAGAATTAAGCAATTTAAGTTCCTAAAAAGGTCGCAAATGAAAAGTTGTTACGTTTTTACAGACAAAAATTTAGCACATCTGCAAGAAATTATAGCTACAAAATTCAAAAAAGTTGAGATTTTTAAAATAATCCCAGATGAAAACGATAAAAATAACTTAATAAGCTCAAATGAAAAAGAGTTTTTTCTTAAATTTATAGACAAATTTGAAGAGCTAAAGGCCAAAAGCGACTTTGTTATAGTTCTTGGCTGTGAGAGCTTTAGTGTCTTTGGTAAAAGTGAGCTAAATTTAAAGCTAGCAAGAAATTTAAATACGCCAATTTTTGACGAAAATGCAACCGAGCTAAGGGCGCTAAATCCAAACTCAAAGCTTCTAATCACCGATAAGATAGATGAAATTTTAAACTATCAAGCCCAGATCGTCACTCCTTTTAAATTTCAAAGTTTGCTTCTAAAAAGAGCTAAAATGGCAAATAAGACCGTTATTTTGCCAGAAAGCGATGATGAGAGGATATTAAAAGCAGCTCACATCGTACTAGAAAAAGATGCGGCAAATATCATCTTACTAGGACTTGAGAGCGAAATTTCAAAAAAGGCAGCTGCTTTTGGGCTAAATTTGAGCAAAGCCAAAGTGATCAATCCAGCGCAAAACGAGCTGACAGATGAATTTACAAAGAAAATTTATGAGCTTAGAAAGCATAAAGGCGTTGATGAAGCCAAGGCAAATGTGCTTGCAAAAGATAAAATTTACTTTGCCACAATGCTAATTCATGAAGGCTTGGCAGACGCACTAGTAAGTGGCGCTACTATGAGCACGGCCGATACGATCCGTCCAGCTTTACAGATCATAAAGACAAAGCCAAATGTAAGTGTGGTAAGCGGGGCATTTTTCATGGCACTTGAAGAAGAAATTTTACTCTTTGCAGACTGTGCTGTCACGCCAAATCCAAACGCAGATGAGCTTGCTAGCATCACGCTAAGTAGCGCTCAAACGGCAAGTGCATTTGGCCTTAGCCCAAAGATCGCTATGCTGAGCTACTCTACAGCTGAGAGTGGAAGTGGGGCTGATGTGGAGTTTGTAAAAGAAGCTGCCAAAAAGGCGAGCGAGCTTGATGCAAATTTAAAGATCGCAGCGCCCATTCAGTTTGATGCAGCAGTTGATCTAAGCGTGGCTAGTAAAAAGATGCCAAACTCAGAGGTTGCTGGGCATGCAAATGTCTTTATCTTTCCAAATTTAAACTGCGGAAATATCTGTTATAAAGCAGTTCAGCGAAGCGCAAACGCTCTAGCTGTGGGTCCAATACTTCAAGGATTAAAAAAGCCAGTTAATGACCTAAGCCGCGGTTGCCTCGTTGAAGACGTGGTAAATACTATCTTAATCAGCGCTATACAAGCAGGAGAATAATATGAAAATTTTGGTTTTAAACTCAGGTAGTAGTTCGATAAAATTTCAACTTTTTGCAATGGATACCAAAACGAGCCTAGCAAGCGGTCTGGTCGAGCAAATCGGTAGCTCCAGCTCAAGAGCGGTACTAAAAGCAAATGGCAAAACCTACGAGATAAAACGCTTCATAAAAGACCACCATGACGGACTTGAGGCGATGAACGAGCTCTTTGTTACTTCACACACTCTGCACGATCTAAGCGAGCTTGATGGTATCGGACACAGGATAGTACACGGCGGAGAGAGTTTTTTTAGCTCGATGATCGTTGATGAGAGCGTTATTAAAAAGATCGAGGAGATAAGCCCACTTGCCCCTCTTCACAACCCAGGGCACCTTGCTGGCATCAAAAATGCGATGAAAGAGAGCAAAAATGTGCCTCACGTGGTCGTTTTTGACACGGTATTTCATCAAAGCATGCCAGAGCACGCTTACCGCTACGCTCTACCTTATGACGTTTGCAAGACTCATCACATCAGAAAATATGGCTTTCACGGCACATCACATAGATATGTTTGCAAGCAAGCGGCCAAAATGCTTGGCATAGAATTTGATAAATTTAACGCTATCTCACTTCATCTAGGTAACGGCGCCTCAGCCTGTGCAGTACAAAATGGCAAAAGTATCGATACCTCGATGGGGCTTAGCCCACTTGAAGGGCTCATAATGGGTACAAGAAGTGGCGATATGGACCCAGCTGTGGTCATTTACTTGCTAAATATCGGTGTTTTAAAGTGGAACGAGATCGATAACTTTTTAAACAAAAAAAGCGGACTTTTTGGAATTTGTGGCTCAAGTGACATGAGAGAGGTCGTAGCTAGGATGCAAGACGACGAGCGCGCAAAGCTTGCATTTGAGATGTTTTGCTACCGAGTAAAAAAGTATATCGGCTCATACTACGCCATTTTAGGGCATGTTGATGCACTCATATTTACTGGCGGCATCGGCGAAAATGCACCAAATACAAGGCAAAAAATTTGTGATGATCTAAAGCATCTTGGCATCCACATCAACCACGAGCTAAATTTCTCAAACGAGCGAGGCGAGAGGTGTATAGATGAAGAAGGCGCTAAGATAAAAACGCTCATCATCCCAACAAATGAAGAGCTAGAAATCGCGATAGAAACGGCTAGAGTAATAAAAGAGAACAAAGCCAAATAAATAGAAGCTAAAATAAAATAGTTAATTTGTATTTTGCCAAACTTAACATATAAATTTTAAGTCTAACTCGTTTTAAAATAAAATTAGCATTATTTTTATACTGCTAGATAAAAAGCTTTTGCGATTTTAAGCTCGCAAAAGCTTGTAATCAATTTTTCTTAAAAAATCTCAAAATTTTTGCTTGAAGTTTAAACTGATCTGAAAGCTCCATTATCGGATAAGCTCCAGCGTATTTTTTGCCACCAAGTAGGTCTTTGCTAACGCCTCCACGTGCAGCGATCTGCGCGAAGTCACCCACTTTTACATGACCAGCTGAGCCGCTTTGCCCGCCCATTACGACGTTCCTGCCTAGCACTGTTGAGCCAGCAAGGCCAGTTTGTGAGACTATTAGGCAGCCATTTCCAAGCTCACAGTTGTGACCTATTTGAACGAGATTGTCTATCTTTGTGTAGTTTGCGATCATCGTGCTCTCAAAAACACCACGATCTATCGTCGTGCAAGCACCAATCTCGACATAATCACCCAAAACTACGTTGCCATTGTGATAAATTTTTACATGCTCACCAGTTTTTGTATGCGCATAGCCAAAACCATCACTTCCAATCACACAGTTTGCTAGTAGGTGGCACTCGTTACCGATGACGCAGTCGTTATAAATGACTGCGTTTGGGTGGATGATGCAGTTTTTGCCGATAGTCACATTATCGCCCAAAAATGCTCCAGCCATAACTATCGTATTTTCACCAACACTAACATTTGAGCCTATGTAGACATTTGGCATTATCTTTGCACTCTTGGCGATATTTGATGGCTTTGGCTCGCAAAAAAGTGGCTTAGCATAATCTTTACTAAGCAAGGCAAATGCAAGGTGTGGGTTATCACACACAAGTGCGACCATGCCAGCTGGCACCAAGTCTAAAAGCGATTTTGTCACCAAGATAGCTCCAGCGTTTGACGTACTTATAAATTTTGCATTTTTCTCGCCGTCACAATATGTTAGCTCAGCTTTATTTGCATTTTTTAAAGAATTTAGAGCAAAAATTTCTATATCTTCTCCGCTAAAAGTAGCATTTGCTTTTGAGGCTATTTCACTTAGTTTCATCATATATCCATTATCACAGATCCGCCGCGTACGACGTCAACTGGGTTAAATTTCTTTATTGATTTTAAAAAGCTCTCAATCCTACTCGCATCGTCAGCCACCATGACAACGATGTAGTTTTCATTTGTATTTGTAACGATGCCATTGTACGACTTTAGTATCGCCTCAAGACCAGCAAAATTTTCACCAAGCGGAATTTTCACAAGAGCCATCTCTTTTTCGACAAATTCGCCACTTTCTATGACTTTATATGTTGGTATGAGCTTATGAAGCTGCTTTACGATCTGCTCTAAGACCCTCTCGTCGCCACTAGTTACGATGCTTAGCCTTGAGAAGTTGCTCTCAGGTATTGGAGCAACTGTAAGCGTGTCGATATTGTAGCCCCTGCCTGCAAAAAGCCCAGAAATTCTAGCCAAAACGCCATGTTCATTTAAAACTATAACTGATATCGTTCTTCTTATACTGCTCATTTTTCTTCCTTGCTCTTTAATATCATATTATAAATCGCAGCCCCTGCTGGAACCATAGGAAGCACGTCCTCAAAGCGGTCGATCCTAACGTCAATCATCGCTGATTTTTTGCTATCGATCGCTTCTTTTAAAGCCTTTTTAAACTCATCCTTGCTCTTGCAAACAAAGCCAACTCCGCCAAATCCTTCAGCGATTTTTACAAAATCAGGCTGCAAGCTAAGATCAGTCGATGAGTAGCGTTTTTCATAGAAAAATGTTTGCCACTGGCGCACCATACCTAGGAAGTTGTTGTTTAAAATGATGTTTATAACAGGCATATTTATCTCATGAGCTGTCATCAACTCTTGGATATTCATAAGTATTGAGCCATCGCCTGTAAAATTTATAACAAGATTATCTGGTTTTGCACATTTTGCGCCGATCGCTGCAGGGAGGCCAAATCCCATTGTGCCAAGTCCACCACTTGTCACAAGCTGTCTTGCTCGGTTAAACGGATAAAACTGCGCCACCCACATTTGATGCTGTCCAACGTCTGTTGAGATTATCGCATCAGCTCCTACTATCTTCGCCGTCTCTTCGATGACCCATTGTGGCTTTAAGACCTTGTCACTATCTGTGTAGCCAAGTGGATTTAACTTAGAATATCTATCTAAAATTTCTCTCCAAGGTGCGTAGTTTTCAGGCTTTGCATTGACTTCTTCGTAAAGCTCAGTTAGCACGTTTGTAAGATCGCCAACGATTGGATAGTGAGCATTTATGATCTTTGAGATAGAGCTTGGATCGATATCGATGTGGATTATCTTTGCATGTTTGGCAAACTCATCCGTCCTGCCGGTGATCCTGTCACAAAATCTAGCTCCAAGCGAGATGAGAAGGTCGCACTCGCTAAGTGCCATATTTGAAGCATAGCTGCCGTGCATACCAGCCATGCCTAAATTTAGCTTATCTTTTGTGTCAAGCACACCAAGAGCCATCAGTGTCTCAACCGCTGGAATGCCTGTTTTTTGCATAAATTTGCGGATGATATCGCTAGCTCCAGATGCTATCGCACCACCACCGATGTATAGAAGTGGTCTTTTAGCTTCGTTTATCGCAACTGCTGCCTTTTTTATCTGTTTTGAGTTGCCTTTATAGGTCGGCTTGTAACTTGGAATAGAAATTTCTTTTGGATATACAAAATCGCCAAGCTTTGATGTGATATTTTTTGGAATGTCGATATGAACTGGTCCTGGGCGGCCTGATCTTGCGATATAAAA of Campylobacter concisus contains these proteins:
- the ilvN gene encoding acetolactate synthase small subunit, with the protein product MRRTISVIVLNEHGVLARISGLFAGRGYNIDTLTVAPIPESNFSRLSIVTSGDERVLEQIVKQLHKLIPTYKVIESGEFVEKEMALVKIPLGENFAGLEAILKSYNGIVTNTNENYIVVMVADDASRIESFLKSIKKFNPVDVVRGGSVIMDI
- the lpxD gene encoding UDP-3-O-(3-hydroxymyristoyl)glucosamine N-acyltransferase, producing the protein MKLSEIASKANATFSGEDIEIFALNSLKNANKAELTYCDGEKNAKFISTSNAGAILVTKSLLDLVPAGMVALVCDNPHLAFALLSKDYAKPLFCEPKPSNIAKSAKIMPNVYIGSNVSVGENTIVMAGAFLGDNVTIGKNCIIHPNAVIYNDCVIGNECHLLANCVIGSDGFGYAHTKTGEHVKIYHNGNVVLGDYVEIGACTTIDRGVFESTMIANYTKIDNLVQIGHNCELGNGCLIVSQTGLAGSTVLGRNVVMGGQSGSAGHVKVGDFAQIAARGGVSKDLLGGKKYAGAYPIMELSDQFKLQAKILRFFKKN
- a CDS encoding acetolactate synthase large subunit — protein: MKQISGSQMISEALHEEGVEIVFGYPGGAALNIYDETYKQTYFKHVLVRHEQAAVHAADGYARVSGKVGVAFVTSGPGFTNAVTGLATAYSDSIPIVLISGQVPTFMIGTDAFQEIDAVGISRPCVKHNFLVNSVEELPRIIKEAFYIARSGRPGPVHIDIPKNITSKLGDFVYPKEISIPSYKPTYKGNSKQIKKAAVAINEAKRPLLYIGGGAIASGASDIIRKFMQKTGIPAVETLMALGVLDTKDKLNLGMAGMHGSYASNMALSECDLLISLGARFCDRITGRTDEFAKHAKIIHIDIDPSSISKIINAHYPIVGDLTNVLTELYEEVNAKPENYAPWREILDRYSKLNPLGYTDSDKVLKPQWVIEETAKIVGADAIISTDVGQHQMWVAQFYPFNRARQLVTSGGLGTMGFGLPAAIGAKCAKPDNLVINFTGDGSILMNIQELMTAHEINMPVINIILNNNFLGMVRQWQTFFYEKRYSSTDLSLQPDFVKIAEGFGGVGFVCKSKDEFKKALKEAIDSKKSAMIDVRIDRFEDVLPMVPAGAAIYNMILKSKEEK
- a CDS encoding acetate kinase; its protein translation is MKILVLNSGSSSIKFQLFAMDTKTSLASGLVEQIGSSSSRAVLKANGKTYEIKRFIKDHHDGLEAMNELFVTSHTLHDLSELDGIGHRIVHGGESFFSSMIVDESVIKKIEEISPLAPLHNPGHLAGIKNAMKESKNVPHVVVFDTVFHQSMPEHAYRYALPYDVCKTHHIRKYGFHGTSHRYVCKQAAKMLGIEFDKFNAISLHLGNGASACAVQNGKSIDTSMGLSPLEGLIMGTRSGDMDPAVVIYLLNIGVLKWNEIDNFLNKKSGLFGICGSSDMREVVARMQDDERAKLAFEMFCYRVKKYIGSYYAILGHVDALIFTGGIGENAPNTRQKICDDLKHLGIHINHELNFSNERGERCIDEEGAKIKTLIIPTNEELEIAIETARVIKENKAK
- the flgH gene encoding flagellar basal body L-ring protein FlgH; translation: MNHKTIWLVLSAGIICTGCTPSADPHINMKPPVYVEQLPSKDSGTGQSNAGSLFGKGENPLFSDRKAMNVNDIVTIVISENASQTSTGSKSTNKDSTVSLGGGVFTAGAAPLSNIADNLNKYGDIGFKAGGGNKFTGSGTSNRSEKFTATISARIIKILNNGNYFIEGSRELLINGEKQIMQVSGVIRPYDISQNNEIDSKYIADAKILYKTEGELDKSTKKPWGTRLMEAIWPF
- the pta gene encoding phosphate acetyltransferase — protein: MKSCYVFTDKNLAHLQEIIATKFKKVEIFKIIPDENDKNNLISSNEKEFFLKFIDKFEELKAKSDFVIVLGCESFSVFGKSELNLKLARNLNTPIFDENATELRALNPNSKLLITDKIDEILNYQAQIVTPFKFQSLLLKRAKMANKTVILPESDDERILKAAHIVLEKDAANIILLGLESEISKKAAAFGLNLSKAKVINPAQNELTDEFTKKIYELRKHKGVDEAKANVLAKDKIYFATMLIHEGLADALVSGATMSTADTIRPALQIIKTKPNVSVVSGAFFMALEEEILLFADCAVTPNPNADELASITLSSAQTASAFGLSPKIAMLSYSTAESGSGADVEFVKEAAKKASELDANLKIAAPIQFDAAVDLSVASKKMPNSEVAGHANVFIFPNLNCGNICYKAVQRSANALAVGPILQGLKKPVNDLSRGCLVEDVVNTILISAIQAGE